In Exiguobacterium acetylicum, the genomic stretch CATATGCTGGCGCACGCTGATCTTGTCGGGGAAGGGTATATCGTCCTGAATCCTGATGCGAAGGTCGCGCGTGTGACACAAGCAAAACCGCTAACATTGGATGAGACCGTCGCTTATGCGCAGTTAGCGGATAGCGTCTTCCGTCTACCGGTCGTATATCTCGAATACAGCGGCGTTTACGGAGAACCGGAACGAGTCGCAGCCGTTCGCGATGTCTTGAAACAGGCACGCCTGTTTTACGGTGGAGGAATCGACTCCGAAGAGCGAGCGCGTGAGATGTTGCAGTATGCGGATACGATCGTCGTCGGGAACGTCATTTATGAGGATTTAAAAGCAGCGCTTGCGACTGTCGCAGCGACACGATAAAATATAGGAACAAAAGTTCGGAA encodes the following:
- a CDS encoding heptaprenylglyceryl phosphate synthase, giving the protein MGRTVLLPFNEWRHVFKLDPAKPIDDASLQAIATSGTDAILVGGTDDITLDATLDLLMRLRRYPVAVALEISELEAATMGFDTYLTPTVLNAGTLEYVVEKQVEALEQVGHMLAHADLVGEGYIVLNPDAKVARVTQAKPLTLDETVAYAQLADSVFRLPVVYLEYSGVYGEPERVAAVRDVLKQARLFYGGGIDSEERAREMLQYADTIVVGNVIYEDLKAALATVAATR